In Pristis pectinata isolate sPriPec2 chromosome 19, sPriPec2.1.pri, whole genome shotgun sequence, the following proteins share a genomic window:
- the LOC127580257 gene encoding histidine ammonia-lyase-like isoform X3 gives MLLALKINVLAKGYSGISLETLNQMIQAFNASCLSYVPEKGTVGASGDLAPLAHLALGLMGEGKVWSPKTGWADAKYVLQAHGLQPISLKAKEGLCLINGTQMITSLGAEAVERAMAIARQADIIAALTLEVLKGTTRAFDSGIHELRPHRGQVEVAARLRSVLDSDVHASEIAGGHRFCDRVQDAYTLRCCPQVHGVVNDTIAFVRGILVTEMNSVTDNPIVFAERGQIISGGNFHGEYPAKALDYLAIGVHELASISERRIERLCNPSLSELPAFLVKEGGLNCGFMIAHCTAAALVSENKVLCHPSSVDSLSTSAATEDHVSMGGWAARKALRVIEHVEQVLAIELLAACQGLEFVRPLHTTEPLERVYQLVRSVVKPLVKDRFMAPDIEIVQKLLTEEQVWRAVQPYVERYKLAHTSE, from the exons ATGCTGTTGGCTCTCAAGATCAACGTCCTTGCCAAGGGTTACAGTGGAATCTCCTTGGAGACCCTCAATCAGATGATCCAGGCGTTTAACG CTTCCTGCCTCTCCTACGTCCCAGAGAAGGGAACTGTTGGGGCCAGTGGGGATCTTGCTCCCCTGGCTCACCTTGCCCTTGGACTGATGGGCGAAGGGAAAGTGTGGTCACCAAAAACTGGCTGGGCAGATGCTAAATAT GTTTTGCAAGCTCATGGGCTCCAACCGATTTCACTGAAAGCTAAAGAG GGACTGTGCCTGATCAACGGGACACAGATGATCACGTCACTGGGCGCAGAGGCAGTGGAGAGAGCGATGGCCATAGCCCGACAGGCTGACATTATAGCGGCCCTTACACTGGAGGTTCTCAAAGGCACCACCAGAGCCTTCGACAGTG GTATCCACGAGCTGAGGCCTCATCGGGGGCAGGTGGAAGTAGCTGCGCGATTGCGTTCAGTCTTGGATTCTGATGTGCATGCGTCTGAAATCGCAG gaggacacaggttcTGTGATCGTGTACAGGATGCCTACACACTCCGGTGTTGTCCGCAG GTACACGGAGTGGTCAATGACACGATTGCTTTTGTGAGGGGCATTCTGGTGACTGAAATGAACAGCGTTACCGATAACCCT ATTGTATTTGCAGAGAGAGGGCAGATTATCTCAGGTGGGAATTTCCACGGTGAATATCCTGCTAAA GCTCTTGACTATCTGGCGATCGGTGTTCACGAGCTTGCTTCCATCAGTGAGAGGAGAATTGAAAGGCTCTGTAATCCGTCCCTGAGTGAACTGCCTGCCTTCCTGGTAAAAGAGGGTGGACTTAACTGTGGCTTCATGATTGCACATTGTACAGCAGCTGCATTAG TCTCTGAGAACAAGGTCCTGTGCCACCCGTCGTCTGTTGACTCGCTGTCCACCAGCGCTGCCACCGAGGACCACGTCTCCATGGGCGGATGGGCTGCCAGGAAGGcactgagagtcatagagcacgtcGAACAAG TGCTCGCTATTGAACTCCTCGCAGCCTGTCAGGGTCTTGAGTTTGTGCGCCCCCTGCACACAACAGAACCTTTGGAAAGAGTCTACCAGCTCGTTCGTTCGGTGGTGAA GCCCTTGGTTAAAGATCGATTTATGGCTCCAGACATTGAGATTGTTCAGAAGCTGCTGACTGAAGAACAG
- the LOC127580257 gene encoding histidine ammonia-lyase-like isoform X2 yields MLCFTVRVKDEWLAVPCKDPSYNIQWLGREALRRYVKAKADGGDLRCTEGVKFLVTRCQGQSLLDPNDAIKDVLQDKDFIQIVIQGQEAELDPLNIKSASPMLEDSQQYVYLDGNSLSTQQLVQLGKGIYKIKLTLDVEGRINKSRDLVEKIISEEQVVYGINTGFGRFARTVIAPDKLVELQENVIYSTAVGVGKPLSPERCRMLLALKINVLAKGYSGISLETLNQMIQAFNASCLSYVPEKGTVGASGDLAPLAHLALGLMGEGKVWSPKTGWADAKYVLQAHGLQPISLKAKEGLCLINGTQMITSLGAEAVERAMAIARQADIIAALTLEVLKGTTRAFDSGIHELRPHRGQVEVAARLRSVLDSDVHASEIAGGHRFCDRVQDAYTLRCCPQVHGVVNDTIAFVRGILVTEMNSVTDNPIVFAERGQIISGGNFHGEYPAKALDYLAIGVHELASISERRIERLCNPSLSELPAFLVKEGGLNCGFMIAHCTAAALDTHKTQ; encoded by the exons ATGCTTTGTTTTACTGTGCGCGTGAAGGATGAATGGTTGGCGGTTCCCTGTAAAGATCCTTCTTACAATATCCAGTGGCTGGGACGGGAAGCTCTGAGGCGCTACGTGAAAGCTAAGGCCGATGGCGGTGACCTTCGGTGCACAGAAGGTGTCAAGTTCTTGGTGACACGCTGTCAAGGGCAGAGTCTGTTGGATCCTAATGATGCCATTAAGGATGTCTTGCAAGATAAGGACTTCATCCAGATCG TTATCCAAGGGCAAGAAGCTGAACTTGATCCATTGAACATCAAATCTGCCTCTCCA ATGCTTGAAGATTCTCAGCAG TACGTTTACTTGGATGGAAATAGCTTATCGACACAACAACTTGTTCAACTTGGCAAGGGGATCTACAAAATCAAG CTTACCCTAGATGTTGAAGGAAGGATCAACAAATCAAGGGACCTGGTAGAAAAAATCATCAGTGAAGAGCAAG tTGTGTATGGAATAAACACAGGCTTTGGGAGGTTTGCCAGGACGGTTATTGCCCCAGATAAACTTGT GGAGCTGCAGGAGAATGTTATATACTCCACTGCTGTCG GAGTGGGCAAACCCTTGTCACCAGAGAGGTGCCGCATGCTGTTGGCTCTCAAGATCAACGTCCTTGCCAAGGGTTACAGTGGAATCTCCTTGGAGACCCTCAATCAGATGATCCAGGCGTTTAACG CTTCCTGCCTCTCCTACGTCCCAGAGAAGGGAACTGTTGGGGCCAGTGGGGATCTTGCTCCCCTGGCTCACCTTGCCCTTGGACTGATGGGCGAAGGGAAAGTGTGGTCACCAAAAACTGGCTGGGCAGATGCTAAATAT GTTTTGCAAGCTCATGGGCTCCAACCGATTTCACTGAAAGCTAAAGAG GGACTGTGCCTGATCAACGGGACACAGATGATCACGTCACTGGGCGCAGAGGCAGTGGAGAGAGCGATGGCCATAGCCCGACAGGCTGACATTATAGCGGCCCTTACACTGGAGGTTCTCAAAGGCACCACCAGAGCCTTCGACAGTG GTATCCACGAGCTGAGGCCTCATCGGGGGCAGGTGGAAGTAGCTGCGCGATTGCGTTCAGTCTTGGATTCTGATGTGCATGCGTCTGAAATCGCAG gaggacacaggttcTGTGATCGTGTACAGGATGCCTACACACTCCGGTGTTGTCCGCAG GTACACGGAGTGGTCAATGACACGATTGCTTTTGTGAGGGGCATTCTGGTGACTGAAATGAACAGCGTTACCGATAACCCT ATTGTATTTGCAGAGAGAGGGCAGATTATCTCAGGTGGGAATTTCCACGGTGAATATCCTGCTAAA GCTCTTGACTATCTGGCGATCGGTGTTCACGAGCTTGCTTCCATCAGTGAGAGGAGAATTGAAAGGCTCTGTAATCCGTCCCTGAGTGAACTGCCTGCCTTCCTGGTAAAAGAGGGTGGACTTAACTGTGGCTTCATGATTGCACATTGTACAGCAGCTGCATTAG ATACACATAAAACACAATAA
- the LOC127580257 gene encoding histidine ammonia-lyase-like isoform X1, with the protein MLCFTVRVKDEWLAVPCKDPSYNIQWLGREALRRYVKAKADGGDLRCTEGVKFLVTRCQGQSLLDPNDAIKDVLQDKDFIQIVIQGQEAELDPLNIKSASPMLEDSQQYVYLDGNSLSTQQLVQLGKGIYKIKLTLDVEGRINKSRDLVEKIISEEQVVYGINTGFGRFARTVIAPDKLVELQENVIYSTAVGVGKPLSPERCRMLLALKINVLAKGYSGISLETLNQMIQAFNASCLSYVPEKGTVGASGDLAPLAHLALGLMGEGKVWSPKTGWADAKYVLQAHGLQPISLKAKEGLCLINGTQMITSLGAEAVERAMAIARQADIIAALTLEVLKGTTRAFDSGIHELRPHRGQVEVAARLRSVLDSDVHASEIAGGHRFCDRVQDAYTLRCCPQVHGVVNDTIAFVRGILVTEMNSVTDNPIVFAERGQIISGGNFHGEYPAKALDYLAIGVHELASISERRIERLCNPSLSELPAFLVKEGGLNCGFMIAHCTAAALVSENKVLCHPSSVDSLSTSAATEDHVSMGGWAARKALRVIEHVEQVLAIELLAACQGLEFVRPLHTTEPLERVYQLVRSVVKPLVKDRFMAPDIEIVQKLLTEEQVWRAVQPYVERYKLAHTSE; encoded by the exons ATGCTTTGTTTTACTGTGCGCGTGAAGGATGAATGGTTGGCGGTTCCCTGTAAAGATCCTTCTTACAATATCCAGTGGCTGGGACGGGAAGCTCTGAGGCGCTACGTGAAAGCTAAGGCCGATGGCGGTGACCTTCGGTGCACAGAAGGTGTCAAGTTCTTGGTGACACGCTGTCAAGGGCAGAGTCTGTTGGATCCTAATGATGCCATTAAGGATGTCTTGCAAGATAAGGACTTCATCCAGATCG TTATCCAAGGGCAAGAAGCTGAACTTGATCCATTGAACATCAAATCTGCCTCTCCA ATGCTTGAAGATTCTCAGCAG TACGTTTACTTGGATGGAAATAGCTTATCGACACAACAACTTGTTCAACTTGGCAAGGGGATCTACAAAATCAAG CTTACCCTAGATGTTGAAGGAAGGATCAACAAATCAAGGGACCTGGTAGAAAAAATCATCAGTGAAGAGCAAG tTGTGTATGGAATAAACACAGGCTTTGGGAGGTTTGCCAGGACGGTTATTGCCCCAGATAAACTTGT GGAGCTGCAGGAGAATGTTATATACTCCACTGCTGTCG GAGTGGGCAAACCCTTGTCACCAGAGAGGTGCCGCATGCTGTTGGCTCTCAAGATCAACGTCCTTGCCAAGGGTTACAGTGGAATCTCCTTGGAGACCCTCAATCAGATGATCCAGGCGTTTAACG CTTCCTGCCTCTCCTACGTCCCAGAGAAGGGAACTGTTGGGGCCAGTGGGGATCTTGCTCCCCTGGCTCACCTTGCCCTTGGACTGATGGGCGAAGGGAAAGTGTGGTCACCAAAAACTGGCTGGGCAGATGCTAAATAT GTTTTGCAAGCTCATGGGCTCCAACCGATTTCACTGAAAGCTAAAGAG GGACTGTGCCTGATCAACGGGACACAGATGATCACGTCACTGGGCGCAGAGGCAGTGGAGAGAGCGATGGCCATAGCCCGACAGGCTGACATTATAGCGGCCCTTACACTGGAGGTTCTCAAAGGCACCACCAGAGCCTTCGACAGTG GTATCCACGAGCTGAGGCCTCATCGGGGGCAGGTGGAAGTAGCTGCGCGATTGCGTTCAGTCTTGGATTCTGATGTGCATGCGTCTGAAATCGCAG gaggacacaggttcTGTGATCGTGTACAGGATGCCTACACACTCCGGTGTTGTCCGCAG GTACACGGAGTGGTCAATGACACGATTGCTTTTGTGAGGGGCATTCTGGTGACTGAAATGAACAGCGTTACCGATAACCCT ATTGTATTTGCAGAGAGAGGGCAGATTATCTCAGGTGGGAATTTCCACGGTGAATATCCTGCTAAA GCTCTTGACTATCTGGCGATCGGTGTTCACGAGCTTGCTTCCATCAGTGAGAGGAGAATTGAAAGGCTCTGTAATCCGTCCCTGAGTGAACTGCCTGCCTTCCTGGTAAAAGAGGGTGGACTTAACTGTGGCTTCATGATTGCACATTGTACAGCAGCTGCATTAG TCTCTGAGAACAAGGTCCTGTGCCACCCGTCGTCTGTTGACTCGCTGTCCACCAGCGCTGCCACCGAGGACCACGTCTCCATGGGCGGATGGGCTGCCAGGAAGGcactgagagtcatagagcacgtcGAACAAG TGCTCGCTATTGAACTCCTCGCAGCCTGTCAGGGTCTTGAGTTTGTGCGCCCCCTGCACACAACAGAACCTTTGGAAAGAGTCTACCAGCTCGTTCGTTCGGTGGTGAA GCCCTTGGTTAAAGATCGATTTATGGCTCCAGACATTGAGATTGTTCAGAAGCTGCTGACTGAAGAACAG